The nucleotide window ACAACTTGCTTATTTGACTAGGGTGGACGAGATTCGCAAGGTATGCTCCAACGCCATGGTTCTGATTCCAACAAGATAATATCGCTATATCTATAATATTATCTAATAATTTGACCATAAAACAAATATAGGTTCGATTGAAATCATAGCTCGTCTTGACAATCTCATTCGTTACTACTCATATTTGGACAAAATTAatataatctaaaaataatatatctttatTATAATTTGGACATTGCTTATGAATCCTCATCTTCTTCTCACAATTCACTGAGCAACCTTCTTAAAAAATTCATCCAAGTTGATATGGTTGAGTTGACTTAACCTGGGAGGTATAatcatgtgatatatatatatatatatatatatatatatatctttagaaaaagaaagaaaaattggtGATCAAAGGGGACGCATATAATTAACATAGATGTCGTCCTCTCATGGCTTATCAACTTAATTGCTGATATAGTAAAATACAAAACTATCAAAATTCTTATCTAAAATATCTTTTTTCCTCTCTTACTTATCCTCTCGATTGCTAATATAGCAACGTTTTATGTTTTACACAATGAAAAAAAAGCTACTCTAAAGAGAATTAATGTGGAAAGAGTGGCACGTCTAACATGACTTGAGATCCATCACACGATTGATCTCTCCAACTTAGTAGACAGTACGATACCATACATTACACGGCATAGTAATCACCACATCATCTCTTGTATCGTAGACTTTTCGGTAAACTTATGACATCGCTGTAAGATTAGTTTAATAAGAGtacaaaaaaaaagtaatttgCATGCCAAAGACAAAAAATGGTAGCAGAGAAAAAGTCTTAAGCGGCATGCATAGCACTAGATGTCATGACCAATGGAATTTTGAGTCATAGTTGTTGAATTCTGGTGACCGAAGCATGCATGCAGTGAGAGAATTGGTCAATAATATTGAGATGCACTCATTGATGTGTATCCCCTTATAAATACCTGATCTCTTTGCTCAACGACCATGCAACAGAAAAACACATCTTTGCCTTCTTGTCTTGCTGTATGGCATCTCAGCTTCACAAAACTTTGCTTTGTGccactttgctgctgctgctgctattgcTTCCCCGTGTTCCTCTTGTCAAAGCTTCACTTGGATCCCAAGGGAGGGCGTTGCTCCACTGGAAAGCCACTCTTCGGAGTCATCAATCCCTTAGATCTTGGAACCTCAATTCTAGTCCTTGCAATTGGACCGGAGTTACTTGCAATTACCCCGTCGCAGGTAGAGGGCGTTCGGCGATCACCGAGATATCCTTGCCGAGCATGGGCTTGGCAGGGCCACTTGATGCTCTTGACTTTTCGACTTTGGGATCGCTCCTCCATCTCAATCTTTCCTACAATCAGTTCAGTGGGGTAATTCCTCCGGCCATCTCTGCTCTCTCCAGTCTCGTATCTCTTGATCTCACTAGCAATCAGTTCACAAGCAAAATCCCAGTTGGGATGGGCTCCATGAAAGAGCTTCGATTCCTGAGTCTTAGCCATAATCAAATGGTTGGTGCTATACCTCCATCTCTTTGCAACCTCACCGGCCTTATGTCCTTGCACCTGAAAGATAATAAGCTTGTGGGTGTCATTCCTAAGGAGGTAGGGAGGTTTCAGGAGTTGATGTATTTGGATATTGGGGTTAATAGGCTATCTGGTTCGATCCCATCTAGTTTAGGAAATTTGACAAAGCTCTATCACTTAGATCTTTACCAAAATCAATTAACTGGTGTCATCCCTCGAGGATTTGAAAATCTAGTTAATCTCGTTTACCTATCAATCGCCGATAATAATCTAACAGGTGGGGTTATCTCTTCTTTTGGAAACCTAACCAAACTGCAATTTTTTTGGCTACAGAGAAATAAACTCTCAGGTCCTATCCCTTTTGAGATTGGAAATCTAGTTGAGGTTACCGATCTCAACTTGTCAGAAAACCTATTAACCAATTCAATTCCTTTTTCTATAGGAAACATTACTAGATTAGAGAGACTTAGCCTTTGGGATAATCAATTGTCTGGTTTTATTCCTTTTGAGATTGGAAATCTAATTGAAGTTACTAATCTCTCACTCTCGAAAAACTTTTTGAGTGGTCCCATTCCTTCCTCTATAGGAAATATGACCAAATTAAAAATCCTTTACCTTTGGGATAATCAATTGTCTGATTTTATTCCTCTTGAGATTGGAAATCTAATTGAAGTTACTGATCTCATACTCTCAACGAATCTTTTGACGGGTCCCATCCCTTCCTCTATAGGAAACTTGACTAAATTAAATATTCTTTATcttttggataatcaattatcCGGTTTTATTCCTTTCGAGATTGGGAATCTAATTGAACTTACTGATCTGGCACTCTTCAAAAATCTACTGTCAGGTCCCGTCCCGTCCTCTATAGGAAATATGACTAAACTCATAAAACTAGGTGTATACAATAATCTATTGTCCGGACCTTTGCCTACGGAGATCAATAACATTCATGGACTGACATACCTAGTGTTGTCAAATAATAGCTTCTCTGGCTATTTACCCCAAGATATATGTAAAGGTGGAGCCCTACAATTCCTCATTCTTCAAATGAACAATTTCGAAGGTCCCATTCCCACGACCTTGAAAAATTGTACGACACTAGAAAGGGTCCGTCTTGAACACAACCAACTCACCGGAGATGTATCTCAATGTCTCGGAGTGTATCCCCATCTTTCTTATATGGATTTGAGCTCCAATCTATTCTCCGGTACGCTCTCACCAGACTGGGCAAGATGGCACAATCTGACGCTCTTCAGAATCTCAAATAACAACATCACCGGAGTCATACCCACCGAGTTTGGGCAGTTGACGAAACTGCAAGGGCTGGACCTCTCGGGCAACTACCTACAAGGAGAGATCCCAAAGAGCTTCGGCAGCTTAACCCTTCTATACAATCTGAACTTGGGCAACAACCAACTCGTCGGCCAGGTGCCTTCGGAGTTTGGAATGCTGTCCAATCTTGAACTACTTGATCTCTCGTCCAACAACTTGGCAGGAAGATTCCCAGATCAATTAGGCAACTGCAGGAAACTCCGATCGTTGAAGCTTAACAACAACAACTTCCGTGGAACCATTCCTTTGGCCATTGGTAATCTGGTGGTCCTTCAAGACACGTTTGACGTCAGCCACAACTCACTAACAGGGGAGATTCCATCCCAACTCAGCAAATTGGTGATGCTGCAAATCCTGAATCTATCGCATAATTCCTTGTCGGGTCATCTTCCATCTTCGCTAACGTATATGACGAGCTTGTCTACCGTAGATGTATCCTACAATGAACTGGACGGCCCTGTTCCTGATAGCCCAGCTTTCCGAAGAGCCCCGGCGGAGTGGTTTGCCCATAACAATGATCTGTGTGGAGTTGTTCGAGGATTGCCTCCGTGTGTTACACTCGGTACTCCAACGAAAGATGACCGAAGCAAGCGCCACAAAGTGGTTGTAATAGCCATCATTCCTTCCGTCGTCGTCTTCCTTCTCTTGTTTGTATTCACTGCAGCTGCTTttcaattgcacaagagaaagaaGCCGGCAGTACCGGTCGATGATAATCACATCAAAGAAGGTGCATTCTCTATATTGAATTTTGATGGAAGAGACGTATACAAGGACATCATCGAAGCCACCGAAGATTTCGATGCCAAGTACTGTATCGGAAGCGGTGCATACGGCAGTGTCTACAGAGCAGAGTTAGCAAGTGGGGAACTGCTAGCGGTGAAGAAGATTCATCTACCAGACACTGAAGGTACAAGCGACGAGCAACCCTTTCAAACTGAGATACAAACTCTTACTCAAATTCGACATCGCAATATCGTCAAGCTTTACGGGTTCTGCTCCTCTCCCCGACGCAAAtttctggtgtacgagtacatggagaGAGGAAGTCTGGGATCTGTCCTCCGAAGCGAGACTGCAGCTGAATTGGACTGGGTGAAGAGGGTGACCATCGTGAAGGATGTCGCCTGCGCTTTATCCTACATGCATCATGACTGCACACCACCCATCGTTCATCGAGATATTACCAGCAACAACATCCTACTTGATTCCGAATTCAAGGCTTGTGTTTCCGACTTTGGAATTGCTCGACTACTGAATCCGGATTCATCAAATTGGACCATGCTTGCAGGCACACGGGGTTACTTAGCACCAGgtgagtttctctctctctctctctctcagatctcGTAGTTTGTGCAAATTAAGAATACTTGCAATTGTGAACATATTCAAATTATATCTTGGAGGAGATATCTATGGATTGGCGGTTTGATCATTGGCTCTTGCTGTCTGCAGAGCTTGCATATACAATGAGAGTGACCACCCAATGCGACGTGTACAGTTTCGGAGTGGTGACGCTGGAGTTACTGATGGGAGAGTATGGAgaagtgctcatttccattctgtcgTCTTCACCGATCAACGATAGCTTTGTGAAAGACGTATTGGACCGACGTCTACCCGTTCCGGAGGGTCAAGTTGCGGATGAAGTAGTTGCAATTTTGAGCTTGGCTCTTCGTAGCGTGGACAACCACCCTGAATCACGCCCGACAATGAAACAGGTCTCCGACAAGTTATGCGTGGTCAGAACACCCCCACCAAGCCTCCGATCTATTGATGCATTGAAGTTTTCTGACTTGATGAACGTGGAGATATGATCTATATGCACTCCTCTGTGCCCCGATGCTTCTTTTGGTCAGAATCGGTAGACTTTGTTTCCGTATGGCTTGCTTTATTAGTGGTTTCATTCTTCAGCGTGTTTAATAAAAGCATCGGATGGTAATCGATCTCTTTTCTAAATCTTGGAcgcttgaaaattttgattttcttGTACTATATGTTTCTTGAGAATTTGTGAAGAAAATTAAATGAAGGCTGAGGGATGATTGGTTTCTGATGTGTACCTGCCCACCACGACTGCTCTGCTACGGAGGCATGACAGAGGGCCGACCGAAGAGTAGGAATTCATTCGCAGGAACCGGCAGATTTGTTTGTGTTGTTTGCTTTAGTGATTTCGTTACGTAATCAATAGCTCATGCAtccattaaatattatcaaatgaAATCTCCTACACCATTTCCACGAATCAGAGCAATGAGCTTTCTATTCTCACGGCTTAGCATATTGGATTGCTATGCTGCTTAGAGTAATatactcttgatagctatttatacacactcagcaagaaggttatacacattcataatggaggatttttctcaactgtttagagatttcctcaactgccttgaggaaatcttttctgcttatcatgcccccgcaagattgagcttccatctaGGATGCCGATGAAAAAAGTTTACggacgagaggctttgtgagtgtgtctgctagttgatcagctgtatgtacgtgagaaacacggagttgatgtctgacaacttaatCTCGTACGAAGCGGAAGtcaatggctatgtgtttcatacgggaatggaacactggattagcacataagtaggcagctccaatattatcacaatatattgtaggaataactgtggagttgacgttgagttccttgaacagatttgtgacccaattgagttcagcagcggcggtggcgatgacacgatattcagcttcagttgtagatcttgcaaccgtcttttgttttttagaactccaactaattaGAGTAGcaccaaggaagacaatgtatcctgacgtagatgttctatcatcaaagtttcctgcccaatcagcatcagcaaaggcatggagatggagtgaagtatttttacgAAGAAAAATGctatgattaagagtccctttaagatactgcaaaattcgtttaaccgtagaccaatgcgtagtagatggtcgatgcatgaattacgataatttattgacggcaaatgaaatatctggacgagtgagagccaagtactgtaaggagccaaggacttatcGATATTTAGTCGAAtctgtagtaggacttccatcacataatttaagtgattcactggtggagagaggagttgtaacctctttcgcatcctgcatgtttgtctttgataataaatcttgaatatactttctttgtgaaaggAATAGACCTGAaggtgtaaatgttgcttccactcccaaaaagtagcttaaagttcctagatctttgagggaaaatcgatcggccaagtgctttagaaatgcctgagtcttcaaaggatcatttcctatgacaataatatcatccacatatactaaaagatatattatgcttccattgtgctggcaaatgaataacgaggtatcatacTTGGAATTGATAAAGCCAATTGAGGTTAAAAAtgagccaagctcgttataccaagcccttcgagcttgacgaagtccataaatagctttttgaagtttgcaaacttgcctcggatattgaggatgaacgaaaccaggaggttgctgcataaaaacatcttcagtaagtgtcccctgtaaaaaggcattgttaacatccaattgtcgtatgtgatagccctttgagatggccaaactcaggataagacggattgttgtaggtttaacaacgggactaaatgtctttgtgaaatcgacaccaggtcgttgatgaaaccctttggcgactaaacgtgctttatatctagcaacggttccgtctgggttccgcttaattcgaaagacccatttacactcgatgatattttgtgtgtgatgaaagggtactaaggtccatgtagagttatggatgagagcatcatattcgtcacacatggctttacgccagtgagaagatttttaagcttgagtgattgtagtgggttcactggcctcgaAAAGCATtgtgttcaagagagtagccaataaaagtgcaaggcttagaacgtggtgttagcttatgtgacgcatagggacgaagccatggataacataaacaaccaaaaactttgagtttatgaaggtttggaagcttgtggaacaaattttcaaatggtgactggtattgtaagactggagtgagcatacgattaataagataaactgcagtttgaaaagctactgacaaAAAAGGTGGTGGCatagatgcttgatgtagaagggagagactagtttcaacgatatgccgatgtttgcgttcgacaGAGCCAACCAACTTGGGAGTATATGGGGCTGACTTGATGTGTtatataccacaagcagagagacaggatgcgagggcttgatattcgcctccgccatcagagtaaactgttttaatggaagattgaaaaaaattctcgaccaactttcgaaagttggtaaatactatggaaacatcagacttatggtggagaggatataaccatgtgtatagaaagatagaaagatagaaatctgataccatgataaaaattaaacgaagaatatagaaaaataaaaattgtagaagaaactatgaaatgtataagatgtaattgtctagttcattttgatagtgaactcttgatagctatttatacacattcagcagggaggttatacacattcatcatggaggatttttctcaactgtttagagatttcctcaactgccttgagaaaatcttatctgcttatcatgcagTGCAATGCAATGGTATTCAGTGGCTTTGGAGTCGTGACGCTTGAGGTTCTACTGGGAGACATCCAGGCGATCTCATCTCTAGCTATCATGATGAAGGTAGCGCGATGAGAGAGATGCTCGACCCACATCTTCCACTTCCTCCGGCTGAAGTTTCAGGCGCAGTCTCTACGGTGGTCAAGATTTCACTCCGGTGTGTCGTCCAACGATGCAGCACGTATCCACTGAGTTGTGTGCCATCAAGTAATTGGCTGCAAATGTTTGTCCATAGCTAATATAGCAACTTGTATATACAACCACGAAGAACTGGAAGCAGAGCAACTCAATGCTCTGCTCATCTATCACAACGTTGGATTCACCAAACACCGATCTCTCCGcatgttttcttttattcttttgtaaatagagattcaactcgaagaatttgaatatatgaaatgACATTACAACAGCGTGCATAACACGGCATAGGACTCACCACTTAATTTCTACTATACCAACCGTTGAATGTTAGATGATGGCGCTCTCACATAGACTTTCTATGATGGAAGAGTTTACTGAGATCGATTATGACTTCGAATACTGGAAGAGAATCTGTAAGCACAAAGAAAATTGATACGCCGAGTACAGAACGAATCTAGAAAACGTGCATACCATGGCAACAGGATTCACCGCACGCTGATCTCTCTCCACTTTGTCAACCATTCATTTCAGCATGGGACAGTGTGATGTACTGTCGTGTAAGTCTCCTGAGGTAAGACAATGGATTTGGTAGgagtgagatatatatatatatatatatatatatatatatatatatatagactccaTGTGGGAAAGCAGCACCTGTAGTCGTTGTTGTCTATGCAAAAGTTCGTGTTAGTTTTACCTTAACAAAGGAGCATTAGATGCCATCTTAACGTCAATTCGCATTGGCGGAAGCCTCATACCGAACTACTTTTTCTTATTATATGACAAATAATTAAATCTTGAACTCTTTTCACATGTCCAAAGTCATATAGATTTGCCTCGACACAGTATCTAAAAAATACTATTCTCATAGTACAAAAGCCATGCGAATCAATCATTTAGGTCTTATGACAAGAATGCATTGAGATATCGATAACGTCAATATCAATACTATTCTCATAGTACGAAAGCCATGCGAATCAATCATTTAGATCTTATGAGAAGACATGCATTGAGTTGTCGGTAAGGTCAATATCTTTAAATATACACCAATCATCCAAGACTTTCGATCTAAGCTTTTGTCTGCTCTTGGTAGACTCTCACCAGATTGGCTAAGGGAAATGACTCAATCTAAtatgcttgcatatctcaaataaAACTAAGATTCGTGCGGTTCATATGCttataaaagaatatttttaaaataatttttttcttaaagcaatatatatataactaaggtCATATATTAGAACAGATATTTTTTTAGTAATGACAGCTTTGGTTATGCTATCTCTTCGTGACAAAATCTAGATAATACATATCTTGTTCTATCAAGACTTAGAAAAAAACTAGTTTTTAATGGATGCAAATGTTTAATCCCCATTGATAGTGCCCAGATCATAGTCAAATAGAAACACCCAAAGTGTCTTGCCTCTATTTCTCCCTTTTACCAAAACCCTAAAACTCAATGTGTATTTATATGAATAAATTTTAATTCACAAAGACTTTCAATTTAATTAGTACTCCTCgaactaatttaaatataattataatttttaaaaatacttatcaatcttAAAAAATTAGATATTGTAATCTTGGAGTTTTGATGAGGCTTTGCTAATGTGTATAGTAAAGATCTTGAGATCCACAATTTTGGATGTCTTGATCATAACAAAATATATATAGCCTCAAGACTTCAATTTCTATCCAACATAATTtgtactgatttttttttttaacgtatGCTTCTCATATCAAAGCTAGCTAGCTTAATTATGACAAATCAATGTGGGTGTATCAGATGGCTCATGCAAAGTCACCGAACAAAAGTTGGACGACATTTTGTTTTTGTTCATGTACAACTTGCTTATTTGACTAGGGTGGACGAGATTTGGACTAACTTTAACCATATTTCGTGGGTTTGATTCCGATAAGATGATATAGACATGCCTGTAATGTTATGTAATAATTCAACCATAAGATAAATATAGATTCGATTGAAATCTTAGTTTGTCCATACAATTTCATTCATTATCGCTCATATTTGGACGGGAGATTATCATGG belongs to Musa acuminata AAA Group cultivar baxijiao chromosome BXJ3-5, Cavendish_Baxijiao_AAA, whole genome shotgun sequence and includes:
- the LOC135637993 gene encoding MDIS1-interacting receptor like kinase 2-like translates to MLSNLELLDLSSNNLAGRFPDQLGNCRKLRSLKLNNNNFRGTIPLAIGNLVVLQDTFDVSHNSLTGEIPSQLSKLVMLQILNLSHNSLSGHLPSSLTYMTSLSTVDVSYNELDGPVPDSPAFRRAPAEWFAHNNDLCGVVRGLPPCVTLGTPTKDDRSKRHKVVVIAIIPSVVVFLLLFVFTAAAFQLHKRKKPAVPVDDNHIKEGAFSILNFDGRDVYKDIIEATEDFDAKYCIGSGAYGSVYRAELASGELLAVKKIHLPDTEGTSDEQPFQTEIQTLTQIRHRNIVKLYGFCSSPRRKFLVYEYMERGSLGSVLRSETAAELDWVKRVTIVKDVACALSYMHHDCTPPIVHRDITSNNILLDSEFKACVSDFGIARLLNPDSSNWTMLAGTRGYLAPELAYTMRVTTQCDVYSFGVVTLELLMGEYGEVLISILSSSPINDSFVKDVLDRRLPVPEGQVADEVVAILSLALRSVDNHPESRPTMKQVSDKLCVVRTPPPSLRSIDALKFSDLMNVEI